From the genome of Podospora bellae-mahoneyi strain CBS 112042 chromosome 2, whole genome shotgun sequence:
GATTTCTTTGACCAATTTGTCATGCTCGATGGCTCCGACTCGGAAACTACCGCAGAAGGGGGCGGCGGCCTCGGCCAGTTTTGCGGCGCTTCTGGCCTGCCCATGTCGCCACAGCTCTCGTCCATCGAACCATCACTGTGGATGCCCATCGCCGCCGAGACTGGCTCGGTCAGCGGGCGAGcggctggcggcggtggtgcggCTGGGACTCACGGGAACTTCGGGCCACCGGGAGCCATCCACGACAACGTCAATGGCCATAGTTTGCCTGCCGGTGGCTGGCAGGGCGCCGTCAACTCCCCTATCATTGCCCGTCCTCGTCAGTTTCACCAGCAACAGGCACAGCGACTTCAACGATCGACGACCAATATTGGGGACCTCAAGATCAAACCGGATACCGAGGTTGACGGCCTACCCTATACCACCAGCGGGTTTAGAGAAGCTCTCGGTGGAGGAACCGTGTCAGACTCggagcttctcaagctcgAGGGGCTGTCGATGCGCGCGACAAAAGTCGAAGTGCCTCAGCCAGCCGCTTCTgttcctccctcgcccactCCTCTGGCAAGCAGTCCCAAGAAGACTAGTCGCCTAGGGGCTTTGTGTTCGAGATTCCGCAGCAAAGCGGCTTCCACACTTCAGGGCAAGTCAAAACAGCAACAGATGGAGATCAAGCAAGAATCCATTTCGACTCCCGTCATTTCTTCTGCCcagatgggaggaggggcagcaAAGCCTCGGCCAGGTCGATCAAGACCTGTCAATCTGGATCTCACCAAATCACAACTACCACCACTGACCGGTGCGGTGCCTACCTCATCGCAGCCACAGACCATCAGTGGTGATCAACTGATGaatggcagcaacaacaacaataataATATGAATTTCGTCAACGGTTTCATCGACGACCCTTTTCTAACCGGCCAATTCCTGAGAGGGGGGCAACTCGCCGCTCCGTTACCAatgaacaacaacagcaacaacatgccCCATACGCCACTGCAACCCCCCCTGATCGATAGCATcccagcctcctggcaacTCCCCGTCACATCCTCAGGCTTTGTGTTGTCTCCCAATGGCGAAATCAACACCAGCTGGTGGGACACAACCGGCATCGACGCAATGGACACCGACCCGATAACCAACCTtttccctcccaccaccacctctaccaccaccaacccccgtGACGCCTCCCTCAACTTGGCTATGAACTTCCCTTCCAACTCCTTCGAGTACCCGCCCCCCCCGGGAGCAGAAGAGTTTTCCGTCTCCCAAAACTTAATGCTTCACATGCCCCAACCCCGCGGACCCAACTCTGCAGTCCTCCACCCTCAATACCGCGCCCAGatgcaacagcaacaatcatcatcctcctcctcctcctcacggCGTCCCAAACCCCGTGCCCCTTCTTCAGGagcccgccaccaccactataCCACCTCCGGCCCGGGCATGTCCCCAAGGAAAACTCGCACCGTCGTCTCCGGCTCGTCaacaaccctctccccaacaacaacaacaacaacaacaacaacaacaaccacctcctccaaacctaTCCCCCCTGGCGGTAGATCACACCGGAGATCAACAAGCAtgaccaccctcccctcaggcaccctcctcgacccccCTTCTACTTCCCAATCATCCTCCGCCGCAATAAGAAAACGCCGCTCCTGGACCGGCCGTCGGGTCTCGCATTCATCATCGCAGATTAACCTACATTCTCTCGCCTCTCCTTCCCAATCGTCGCGAGGTCATACATCCACACGCCGGACACCGTCGTGTTCGTCGCTTGCGGCACTGGCCGGTATGGGTGGTGTGGAGCATaatggtggtgaagggggaggggggtcaTTTGTGAACTACACGCCGAACGACAAGCAGCTCCTCATGACCGGGGTCGCGCCGAGCGGGAGCAGCAAGACAAAGTTGCGCAGAGAGAAGGAggcgaaggagaaggcgagggagtttAAAGAGcggttggcgagggcggtggaggcggccGGGGGGGATTTGAAACggttggcggaggtggaggaggggttggctATGGGGGTGTAAAACCGAGGGAGTAATCAAGGCTGACAGCCGGCCGAGAGTTATTTTCTTGAACTTTGATTTCAAAGGGCATTTTGAATGGCCGGGATGTTCTCTTGGATATGGGGTTTGTTGTTATTCTTTTTTGTTATGGGAATGTTTGTTCACGGTTAACAGTTTTATTGATATCAGAGAGCCCTTACGCTTCATTTTGGTGGAATTTTgggacacacacacacacacacaaaacaaaacaaaacaaaacacatCAAACCACAGCAATGACAGACTAAGAAAGACAAGCGAAACTGCGAGACAGCAAAGACACTCCTTGTATTATTTTAACAGTTGGGATAGTTTCTTTATTTGAGACCAAATTCAACCTATTTACCGCTAACAAACCTGAGCTTCATGAGTGGGATTTACTGCACTTTTTACACATTGGTTGTGTAACATAACAAACACCCTTGGACGGGGCATTGCATTTCATGTTTTCTAGACTttgagaaaaaaagaattttatttttaaagaCTTTGATGTTTGAAACAGGCTTCCAAGACCTTGATAGTCGGTCCTTCAAGACGTTGAGTTCAAGCAATGAGGGGTACCAGACGTTAAGATAAAAGACAATCTGTAACACCAGATAATAAAGTGCTTGGCCTGGAGACAGATAACTACATCAATGTCAGTGGAAGCTTACATGTCTTCATTTGCAGTGGTGAAACATTATGGCGGCATTATTGTGTAAGCAAGCAATATCCAAGACAGACGACATCACCCGCTACCAAACTCCCAACCCATTCTTACAAAAGCAACGTAGCACATAAAATCCaatcatcaacccccgccGCCTCACTCCTTGACAGaacacaccccctccacccatcTCGCGAACCTCACGACCGGGgcatccacccccctccagaATATATCCGACACCCAGATCACCGCCGGGACAATCACCAGAGCCGCCAGACCAAAGCCCAGGTCATACCTTCCCTCCGTCTCCACCCCCGTGATCCTCGTCCAGACAAACCTCTCAACAGCATACCCAAATGTATGCAACACCGGCCCGTGCATCAAGTACATCGCATAGCTAATCCGTCCCAGATACTGCACCGGTCCCCAGGCAAAAAACCCCTGCCACCCCTTACACCTCCCCACAGCCATCACAAACAACCCCGCCCCGAGGCTCTGGTAGTACCTatacctctcctcctcctcccaccaccccggtATCATGTCCGTAAGCATCACCCACCCAGGCGTCCTCTCGCTCCCCACATCAGGCTGGCTCATGaaccacaaccccaccagactcaccaccacccacccccacccccctccttgcTTTCTCTTCCTGTCCTTGCTCCACACATCCCGCtccgccaaccccatcccccacaagaaaagcaccacctcccacctcccgcTCCCAAAACAataccccaccacccctccccccacagCCCAGcgcctcacccccctcttcaccctcgccgTCCCGAGGAgcaccaaaaacaaaatcatGCTAGCCCTAAACTCGACAGGTATAGTCCAGAGGTGAACATCCATCCTCGTCAGCCCGCCCgccacctcccaatcccagACATGCACAaactcccccaccccctttccccagTCCAGCATCTGCTCTGCCGTCGAGTTCAGCGCCTCATAGTGCGTCTCTTGAACATTCCGAACGTAGACCTCATCGTGCGCAAAGTCACCCATGGCGGTGTAGGCACCCATCcgggtgaggatgacgacgaagaaAGCGGAGATCGCCGGCGGGAGGAACAGGCGGAGGCAGCGCCGGAAGATGAGGCTCGATagggcggtggagaaggccgagcagttttgggaggcgaggagggtgaggggcTTGAGGGATAGAGCGTAGCCCGAGATGACGAAAAACACGGCCACCATCGGGGGGCCGGAGTACAAAAGGCGGATGAAGGGGAGCTTGaaagggtggaggtggtttggtgtgtaggggttgggggggagggaggtggtggtggtggtgctgctgtggaAGGGGGATTCGTTGTAGgggccggaggaggatgcaTTGTGGAAGTCAccgtcgctgtcgtcgagggagggaggtggggggacATACCCGTACCCGGTGGCGATGGTGTAGCAGGTGTAGAGGTAGtggcagaagaagacaaaTAAAGCGGCCAGGCCGCGGATGCCGTCGAGGTAGGCGGTGGGGGACTTGGGGATTGGTGGGACGTAGCCTGgttggaggaaggagggTAGTAGGAAGATGAGGGTGCGTTTCAAAAGGGAGCGTGGTGGGCGGTGACGGGGAGGCAagggggatggtggcgggagggtgaaaagggggtcgTGTGTTTCGAGGTCGGGGATGAACTTTTCTGTTTCGTcaaatgatgatgatgaggaggaggaggatgaggaggaagaagaagaagaagaggggaggcTGAGGGTTTCCTGATATGTGAGGGGGGTGTATTCCGCCATGATTTGCTTGTTGTTTCCGGTCAGGGGGAAAAACGGGTACAGGACCCAGACGGCACCGAGTATTTGACCAGCCGGCTGAGGATGGTTTGCGATTCGAAAATGAAGAAGAGACAATCACGGCTCTAACTGACAAGAGAACGAAACACAGAAGGAAAATAAATGAGAGGAAGACAGAAGACATTGAGATGATATGAACCTACAGAAATAACCCAACCTCTTGCCCTGCCgagagaaaagggggctAACCAAGACGAAACGGTGGCTAGCGTCTAGCGTCAACTCTCCACGGTCACCAACAGTCGTACCCTTCCGCCGGTTATTTTCGGTTCCTGGCGTTTCATCCGAGATATCTGCAGCACAAGGCTAGAGTCTCTACATGAGGGGGTATGCTGACTGATGTTCATGATGAGGTCTTGGTTCGCCCAACATCATGCCAGCAAAACCACACACAATGGATGGTCCTTGGGGAATCAAACAGGTCCATCATGAAAGGAAGCATAGTGCTCGCTTGTGGGGATAAGACCGATTGCTATCCAACATCAGCCAGTCAGGTCAAGTCAAGTCTCTCAGACAACAAGAGCGAGGACGAAATAAGCTTTACCAATCCAAGGGGCCAGGGGCCTGAACGTTGAACCAAGCATTTGGGTCGCCCCACCGTTGTTCCCCGGACCCCCACATCCCGatctccccttctcctcttgtTCCACTACCGCCGAGTGCCGCTCGATCCAGAGCCTGGAGAACAGAGCCGCGCATTCCGAGGTATGCCCTCAAAAGTCCGAACTGTGTCTGTGGGTCCCCTGTATCCCTCAGCAACAGTCAAGACGCAGAGAAGAGATATGAATAAAATAACATTGTCGGTGCGCCCGCAGCAAGAGGCGCGTCTAGGATCAGTCGTGCTGCTCCAAACATAGTACCTACGCAACTCCTGGAGAAACTACTTTTTGGTTTAACGTCACAGCCATGAAAACCCCCGGCTCTAATCCATGTGCTCCCAAAACGCCCAGACTCCGTGCCCGCTCCTGTGTGTATCATTCTGACACCCGCTCAATTGCTCAGCCAGTCCAGGAATTCTGGTGTGAAGtagctgatgatgatggttgctCCCGCCCTGAGAATGCCCTCTGTGCTCTCAAACGCCATGGCCTTGAGGTCAAAAACACCAGCCTTGGCCGCCGCGTGAATCATGGCAAACTCGCCGCTGACCTGGTAGGCCGCAATGGGCAGGTCCTTGCCGAGCTCCTTAGCATCGCTGATAACGTCCAGGTACTGAGAAGCCGGCTTGACCATGATGATATCGGCTCCCTCGCTGATATCACGGATGATGGCCCGACGAGCGAGGCCACGACCTCCAGGGGGGAGCTGGTAGCATCTGCGGTCACCAAACGAGGGCGCCGAGCCAGCAGCATCGCGGAAGGGTCCGTAAAGACATCCGGAAAACTTGGCAGCATACGACATGAGCGTCACATTGTGCACAATACCCTCCTCAATCagcttgagcttgatggCCCGGATGCGGCCGTCGTTCATGTCTGAAGGCGCAACGCAGTGAGCGCCAGCCCGAGCGTACGAGACCGCAACGTCGGAGATACGGTCAACAGACAGCTGGTTGTTCAGGCTGCCATCGTCCCTCAATATGCCGCAGTGGCCATGGGAAGTGTACTCGCAAAGGCAGACATCGGCAACGATATAAAGATGGGGGAATCTTTGGCGCAGAAGCTGGATGCTGCGAATGACGGGACCTTGCGGGTCGTCGGCGGAGGTGCCAAGGGCGTCCTTGGTCCCTGGTCTCAATGGCACACCGAACAGGATGACGGAACGGAGACCTTTCTGAACGAGCGGCTCAAGGTACGGAATGAGCCTGTTGACACCGCGGCGGTATTGGCCCGGGAGAGAGGGAATAAgcacctcctcatcgtcttgaTCAGACACGAAAAGGGGGTAGATGAGCATGGACTGAGAAACAAAAGGCGTCAGCTGATATTTGCGGGGACGAGCAATCCCAAAAGGCGCACCTTGGTCAATTGGCGCTCGGCCTGCCATGACCGCGCAAGAGGATGGCTGTAACCAGCATGCAGCTGACTCGAGATATCACCAGAGATGCTGACGCTCGTGGCAGTAGTGCTGGCGTACGACATGGCTCTCGAGATGTGCGATGTGCGGGAAGCAGTGTCGTTGACGGTCGAAACGGAGGCGTCACCTCGTCTGCGCGCTACACCGTTGTCGCGGAGGGACAAGTCCTGAACGAGGCTAGAGAAAGACATATTGGACGgatggcaacaacaacgtGTGGCaaagttggaggagttgagaaAGAGCGTAAGCGGGCGACCGATCGAAGAGGGACGTGAGTCAATCGAGGGTTCTTGGCCGTAGTTGAAGGAATTCTCGCACTGAAACGTATTCtctcagcaccaccgccgatCGAGCCGTCAGGGGCCGTGCCGCacgaagagagagagggaggtcCGCCGCCGCGATGCGACAGTGATTGATGGCTGGATTTTTGGGGCGGGCTGGAAGGGTCCGGTGTTTCCTGACAGGCTCAACAGATTGACAGTCGGTCGATCGGTAGGTCAGGGCAGCATTCGGAGTGGGAGGAAGAAAGGCACAATCTGTATATAAATGAGAAGAAAATGTCGCCTCCGGAAATCTGGGCCCGAGGCGGGATCAAGGACAGCGAACGCCGAAGAAAGTTGCGTCTCCTCACAGGCAGGTGACAGCAAACCATTAGGCGTGCGATGCCCGAATCTGGTTTCGTGCACTCTCGACTCTCGGCCTCGGGAATTGGCGGGGTTGCTCCACCCGGTCTTCTTCCGCTGCCGTTCGCCAATCAGCGCACAAAGATTTCAAACGTTCGGCTGGCCCCACTCCGCTGAGGAAATCGCCATGGTCTCAACGTCCAACACTTTTTTTGTGTCGTCGGCAACTCCAGGGCCTCCTCGGCTTGTGAGGGAGATGCAGTGATGCTCGGATCTTACACCACAGCCACTGATCAATGAATTGATAGGACGAACTCTTGATTTTAACCAAGTAGACTTCGCCGTACCTGCACTACCTTCTTGAAGTCTCCATAGCACATCTGACAAATGTGAACATCACAGATAAACCAGGGCCAGAGTGTGTTCATAATATCAAGTATGTGTCGtcgtataaaataaaaacatCGAACCCCAATTATTACATAACAGACATTGGTATCATATAGAAGAGTaaaccccccatccaccacttcctctcctctcgCCTTCCGCTCTCACATCATCGACTCATTACTCCTTCTCACCACTCTGCCCTCTACACCAGTGTTAATCATCAGGGCATCCTCGGACCCTTAGAaccatctccgcctcctcctgggCGCAACAGGAGTCCCATAATCGGTAGCcggcacctcccccttcacagccctcttcctctccctcctcttatGAATCCTCCCACTGCAGCAGCTGAAGAAAACAACAATAGCACCGACCAAGCTCAACACCGCAGCCGCGAGCGTCATCCAGGCAGCATTATCATAGTaaaccctctccacctgcAACCCCAAGCTATCCTCATCGTCACTATCCCACCCATTGCTCAGATTGCTCCTCACAATGCCAAACAGGACAAAGTCAATGATGCAGGTCACAGCCGTGATGATAAAGGCCAAGACAGCAACAAGAGACGCCAGCAGCGACCCAACCATACCCGCGCCCAGCGCAAGGATAAAAGCGATAAAGTTGAAGGCCGCGGCGATGGGGTGGAGGACCATGGCCTTTGTGAGCGCGCGCGAGGTGCGCACCGAGTTGTCAGAGTAGAACTCGCCAAAGGTCTGCTCGGGGGAGAAGTTGGGGTTGCCCGACTGGCCACGGTTGGGGCCCACGAGGTCctggatgatgccgaggggggagtacccgaggcggcgggggcATTGGCCTCTGTTTTTCACTCGTCATTTAGCATCATGGGGTGAGCGGTGGAGTGAAGAGAGGAGGTCAACTTACCCAAGGACATCATTCAAACAAtacccaaaaacaccaaacgTAACCGAGGGATCGTTTCCGTTCCGTCCactctccccatcagcaaGATCGGGCAGGAAGTTGAACCCGCCATTGTTGGTCTCACCGCCAGGGAGCTCGACCTTGAGGAGAGCGATAGATCTCACTACTGGGGCCGAGATGCAGGTGATGATCAGCAAGACGGAGGCTGAAAACAGCAAGAAGGTGCCAAAGTGGTGGATGAAGCCTGTCCGGGCCATCTTGAAGAGTCTGACTGTTGTGGGACAAACGAATAAACGTATCAAAATCACcggatgatgagaagaaagggaaaTTCATCTACCGTCCAGAGCAGCTGGAATGTCTTTCTTGTATTTGTCCCATAAGGCCTACACCCTGAAACATGGAAACCCAACAGCCCAGCAAGGAACACTCAACCACATTCACACCTAATAAGGACGACGTCATCAGCCTGCCCAGCCCTTCTCAGCCATGCCGCATCGCGGGAACTCGGCAAGGGGCCTCACCCATCGGCCTGACCAACCAGAAAAGCCCAGTATGTTCTCTTCTGTGTGTCTGAGAATCTGTGGAGGAGCGTGATTGGCGATCGGGCTGATGACGTAGCAGGAATCCGGGGCTGTGTCACATTGGGCTTGGCAAAGCACTTATAAACTTCTTGGCGGGCAAGGAGGCGGGCAAGGAAGCGGGCGGCCCTGTTTTTGGGCGGGATGTCatctggttttttttggtttttttttttggttttggatgaggtggttggCAAAAGAGGTGAGATCATGTTTGATGAAAGAGTTGGCAGTGGGAGGTGGCATCGGGAAGGCGTTGAAGATGACAAAGGGACTTTGCATGTTTGGTATGCAGGGACTACCTACATACACCTAAGATCCCATCGTCAACATTGATGGTTGCTCAAAGAGCgatgagatgatgggagaACCAATCAGACATTTTGGTGTACACCTCTGTAAGAGATCGCTAGCGTCATGtctaggtggtggtggactgcTGGCCACCGCGGTGATCTGATGCCACGCGTCTTTGTACTATATTCTCTTCAGCTGAAGAGAACAGCCACATCTGTGGGTTTATATCTCGTAATTTCAGCTTTTAGCCAATTACTTTGAAGGCCTGGACTGGCTCCAAAAGCCATGATGGTCTGCATACAGATGTCAAACAGTTCTCACGTGTCTAGCTGCAGATCCCCTGTAAAGACAGCTATGTTGTCGACAGAGGGATAGGCACACCAACATCAGCTTATCCGATGGACCCTTGAAAGGTGATAAGACATCCTACAGATCGTGTCATTGTTCCAGTGTGTCAAAAGAGAAAAATCCGTTGATGAAAGAAACATGGTTTCAACACTTCCTAACCTTTCCATGCCGTCTATCCAAGCTTCTAAACATCCTTTATCCCAACATTTAAAGTCTATTGGAAGCTCGGGTTTGATTGATAACACTCAGTTTGCCGAGACTACAAGACTATCTATCCTAGCTTTGCTGTTATGGCCCATCCCAGTTTCAAATGCCATCTCCTCGAGCTTGTTATACCACCTACCCCAGCTCTATGCATCCCCTAGAAGTGTAGATTCACGTATATATCGAACAAGTCGGCAAAAAATACAATTGCCGGGGTACCTAGCCTGTATTTTACCAAGACATAATCACAACGACATCACCCTTTCCAGATAGCTTGTCCATCgcattcatcatcaaattAGCATTATCTCACCCTCAACtaaaccacaacctccctcccccccctccccccccccacacacacaccaagcAAAACCCTACAACCaattcctcccctcctcctcccaaggtCTCGTCGCCCGACTGTAATCATACCCAACCCTCCACTCactcaccagctcctcctcatcgacccCACAATGACTCTGCCCATCCCTTCCCCTAAACCACCCCAGCCCATacctcttccccaccccctccagccacccctccatctccctatTCCCAAACTTGGCCGTCCCGACAAAGTCATAAAGCATCTTGCTCTGGTGTATGTAAGCCAGCACACTCGCAATAGTATTCGGCTGCCTCGGCAagaacaccctcctccttttcaaATGGGTAACAACGCTCAACATCCCCATATACAGCAGAATCAACAGAGCAAGCGTGAAGCTTATCCAGAAAGATGGAATTGTCTCCTGTCCGGCGTTGAGATCCGAcgaggtggcggtggctgtgggggcggaggagatgaaaACACGGCCTTCGACTGTTGCTAGGGAGGTTACCAGCACGGTGAGGATCTCTGTGAGGATTGTGCCGAAGCCGACGAAGAAGACTAGCCAGTGTTTGTTGATTAGGCCTCTGATGGCTACCCAGCCAAAGGGCATGGCGGTGTAATCGAGCGTTAGCGTCTTTGGGGGTGCGTGTcgttgggagaggaggtagTATGGTTGCATGAGGCGGACGTCTGTCTCTAGTGCTCCCCAGGAGAGCTTGATGCACACGGCCAAGACGGTTATTAACCAGGGGGCGCGGTCGGTCAAGACTGtggcgggggtgaagaggaatATGGGAATGAGGGCGATGAAGGCGAAGATTCCGAATATCAAGGGGTATGCCCCGGCTGGGCGGAGCAtcatgggatgggggttagCAGAGAGGTGGTTTTTGGTGTATTTTTCCCGTTCTTggatggaaggggggttggtgtcgtctggggcgagggaggaatTGCGGAGGACGTAGCGATGATCTTTTAGTTTGCTGTGAATGTCTTGGTGGGTGGCTACGTCCATGTCTTTGAAGTCCATGAGGATGTGGCTGACTGTtgccatggcggcgaggCCAGCGATGCCTTTGACGTCGGCTAATAGGCCAGACCGGCGGGTTTGGAGCTGATAGAATAGGACGCACCCAaaggcggcgatgatgacgagcaaGGTTGTCAAAAGACGGGACCAGACGTGGTGTATGAGAATGCTCTTTTCTATGTGAGGGCGGTCCAGACGAGTGTTGCGGTCAGGGGTTATGATCAAAGAGGCGGCTCCAAGGGCAGGAACCAATGTGTTGGCGAGCAAGCTGGCTGTTGACGACACAGCTACAGCATAGTGTTTGCAGTGGATGGCCCGAAATGGACGCAGCCAGACGAATTGTGTCAGATACTCGACGTTGATGGACTCGTCCGCCAGTGCTCCTCCTTCCTTGGATAGCTGATAGAACGGCTCAAGACGCATGACATCAAAGTTGGTAACCTGCCACATGACACCATATGTGACCGCAATGGCCATCGGTAGAAACTTGACAGCAAAGTACTGGGCGGTCGAGATATCGTTGGGTGATTGAAATTTGACCAGGGCGTCCTGGGTAGAGCTTCGGTAGAGGATTTCCACGGATACGGCCATAACAATGGACACCACAATCAACCATATCAAGTACGGCCATCTCATAGAAAATGGCTTCCAGTTGGGCTGTGGATAAAAGACCTCTGTTTTGCTGGCGTTTGTTGGAAAGGTCGTCTGCCTCATGGCAAAGTGTCCTGGCTCGTCCTCCACGTTCGGATCATGGCCACCAACCAAGCTGAGATCAAATTTGGACTGAGTGCCGGTGTCCTCTGTCATGACCACCTCGATTACTTCTCCGCGTCTGTTGGCCTCATTCTGTGCCATTTTCTTCACTGTGTCAGTGTGAGATAGCCGCCTGCTGCGTCTCGAGACGGAGAATGTGCGGCTCGGGGGTCGTTCCGTCACGGGAGTTATTGCCAGCAAATAACCTTCCGTGATTGTCGCTTCCGCTTTGATGCCCTTCCCCAAGCCCCCCGTCAACTTCCCCTGTGCCTCTTGCTCCTGTATTGCTTTCCAGAA
Proteins encoded in this window:
- a CDS encoding hypothetical protein (COG:I; EggNog:ENOG503NV94) translates to MLGSTFRPLAPWIDISDETPGTENNRRKGTTVGDRGELTLDASHRFVLPAGQILGAVWVLYPFFPLTGNNKQIMAEYTPLTYQETLSLPSSSSSSSSSSSSSSSSFDETEKFIPDLETHDPLFTLPPPSPLPPRHRPPRSLLKRTLIFLLPSFLQPGYVPPIPKSPTAYLDGIRGLAALFVFFCHYLYTCYTIATGYGYVPPPPSLDDSDGDFHNASSSGPYNESPFHSSTTTTTSLPPNPYTPNHLHPFKLPFIRLLYSGPPMVAVFFVISGYALSLKPLTLLASQNCSAFSTALSSLIFRRCLRLFLPPAISAFFVVILTRMGAYTAMGDFAHDEVYVRNVQETHYEALNSTAEQMLDWGKGVGEFVHVWDWEVAGGLTRMDVHLWTIPVEFRASMILFLVLLGTARVKRGVRRWAVGGGVVGYCFGSGRWEVVLFLWGMGLAERDVWSKDRKRKQGGGWGWVVVSLVGLWFMSQPDVGSERTPGWVMLTDMIPGWWEEEERYRYYQSLGAGLFVMAVGRCKGWQGFFAWGPVQYLGRISYAMYLMHGPVLHTFGYAVERFVWTRITGVETEGRYDLGFGLAALVIVPAVIWVSDIFWRGVDAPVVRFARWVEGVCSVKE
- a CDS encoding hypothetical protein (EggNog:ENOG503NYPR; COG:S); protein product: MDPSYPPRPRPPLRSATSGSVSRISTVSDITDFDNFRDETGAVIPPRPSLVSLQSNDSLRQQFGKRPYGSADDVGHTYGGASTGWTSFMGNGGGAYEPVSSPTLIALPHNAGPSFAQRQQQRRHDAIPEEEDGIDLGLMKSAAPLGGEEPPAPGPPVSRAPTFDVSSALGPATKADEEFWKAIQEQEAQGKLTGGLGKGIKAEATITEGYLLAITPVTERPPSRTFSVSRRSRRLSHTDTVKKMAQNEANRRGEVIEVVMTEDTGTQSKFDLSLVGGHDPNVEDEPGHFAMRQTTFPTNASKTEVFYPQPNWKPFSMRWPYLIWLIVVSIVMAVSVEILYRSSTQDALVKFQSPNDISTAQYFAVKFLPMAIAVTYGVMWQVTNFDVMRLEPFYQLSKEGGALADESINVEYLTQFVWLRPFRAIHCKHYAVAVSSTASLLANTLVPALGAASLIITPDRNTRLDRPHIEKSILIHHVWSRLLTTLLVIIAAFGCVLFYQLQTRRSGLLADVKGIAGLAAMATVSHILMDFKDMDVATHQDIHSKLKDHRYVLRNSSLAPDDTNPPSIQEREKYTKNHLSANPHPMMLRPAGAYPLIFGIFAFIALIPIFLFTPATVLTDRAPWLITVLAVCIKLSWGALETDVRLMQPYYLLSQRHAPPKTLTLDYTAMPFGWVAIRGLINKHWLVFFVGFGTILTEILTVLVTSLATVEGRVFISSAPTATATSSDLNAGQETIPSFWISFTLALLILLYMGMLSVVTHLKRRRVFLPRQPNTIASVLAYIHQSKMLYDFVGTAKFGNREMEGWLEGVGKRYGLGWFRGRDGQSHCGVDEEELVSEWRVGYDYSRATRPWEEEGRNWL
- a CDS encoding hypothetical protein (EggNog:ENOG503P2ZV; COG:S) is translated as MARTGFIHHFGTFLLFSASVLLIITCISAPVVRSIALLKVELPGGETNNGGFNFLPDLADGESGRNGNDPSVTFGVFGYCLNDVLGGQCPRRLGYSPLGIIQDLVGPNRGQSGNPNFSPEQTFGEFYSDNSVRTSRALTKAMVLHPIAAAFNFIAFILALGAGMVGSLLASLVAVLAFIITAVTCIIDFVLFGIVRSNLSNGWDSDDEDSLGLQVERVYYDNAAWMTLAAAVLSLVGAIVVFFSCCSGRIHKRRERKRAVKGEVPATDYGTPVAPRRRRRWF
- the HEM2 gene encoding Aminolevulinate dehydratase (COG:H; BUSCO:EOG092630N3; EggNog:ENOG503NU9P), with the protein product MSFSSLVQDLSLRDNGVARRRGDASVSTVNDTASRTSHISRAMSYASTTATSVSISGDISSQLHAGYSHPLARSWQAERQLTKSMLIYPLFVSDQDDEEVLIPSLPGQYRRGVNRLIPYLEPLVQKGLRSVILFGVPLRPGTKDALGTSADDPQGPVIRSIQLLRQRFPHLYIVADVCLCEYTSHGHCGILRDDGSLNNQLSVDRISDVAVSYARAGAHCVAPSDMNDGRIRAIKLKLIEEGIVHNVTLMSYAAKFSGCLYGPFRDAAGSAPSFGDRRCYQLPPGGRGLARRAIIRDISEGADIIMVKPASQYLDVISDAKELGKDLPIAAYQVSGEFAMIHAAAKAGVFDLKAMAFESTEGILRAGATIIISYFTPEFLDWLSN
- a CDS encoding hypothetical protein (EggNog:ENOG503P75G; COG:S); amino-acid sequence: MNHRVEATHPFLGRTGASSDMRPSSTNVLNTPIPPLNASIPCVAVAGWLGLLIFLPLNPYTNTSTQQTPFFLSPSLPPTWHTGTQQDLRRRLDQTAIRYRPRQTMAGVEGVAFVTGGLPLAGNKQSGSFYSHDMDEAGSTDFFDQFVMLDGSDSETTAEGGGGLGQFCGASGLPMSPQLSSIEPSLWMPIAAETGSVSGRAAGGGGAAGTHGNFGPPGAIHDNVNGHSLPAGGWQGAVNSPIIARPRQFHQQQAQRLQRSTTNIGDLKIKPDTEVDGLPYTTSGFREALGGGTVSDSELLKLEGLSMRATKVEVPQPAASVPPSPTPLASSPKKTSRLGALCSRFRSKAASTLQGKSKQQQMEIKQESISTPVISSAQMGGGAAKPRPGRSRPVNLDLTKSQLPPLTGAVPTSSQPQTISGDQLMNGSNNNNNNMNFVNGFIDDPFLTGQFLRGGQLAAPLPMNNNSNNMPHTPLQPPLIDSIPASWQLPVTSSGFVLSPNGEINTSWWDTTGIDAMDTDPITNLFPPTTTSTTTNPRDASLNLAMNFPSNSFEYPPPPGAEEFSVSQNLMLHMPQPRGPNSAVLHPQYRAQMQQQQSSSSSSSSRRPKPRAPSSGARHHHYTTSGPGMSPRKTRTVVSGSSTTTTTTTTTTTTSSKPIPPGGRSHRRSTSMTTLPSGTLLDPPSTSQSSSAAIRKRRSWTGRRVSHSSSQINLHSLASPSQSSRGHTSTRRTPSCSSLAALAGMGGVEHNGGEGGGGSFVNYTPNDKQLLMTGVAPSGSSKTKLRREKEAKEKAREFKERLARAVEAAGGDLKRLAEVEEGLAMGV